The Streptococcus mitis genome has a segment encoding these proteins:
- a CDS encoding DapH/DapD/GlmU-related protein translates to MNLNIPINFQGEYHHVEISEGAFLQIGQGVTMRSFTSLEVSEGAKLSIGNRVFFNDHCSIRCGKEIEIGKDTMFGDGVRIFDSNHRYSNYHVEKLRFNCEKITIGNNCWIGSNVVILKGVSIGDNVIIGANALIYKDIPADSIVTSEQNLKITPRKNYYYHAFTLTASDTLEELEFLVTELSDVAFHIVAKTNISPYLEKFDQFDNVNLYTNIHHNDIIEDLLIRSDIYLDINHWEEVDGIVGRSIEKGKKIFAFSNVVHRINDDIQVFKIEEKNKMVEAIRQQLEKDDNGD, encoded by the coding sequence AACTTTCAGGGAGAGTATCACCATGTTGAAATATCAGAGGGGGCTTTCCTTCAGATCGGCCAGGGAGTAACAATGCGTTCTTTTACAAGTTTGGAAGTTAGTGAAGGAGCAAAGCTTAGTATTGGTAATAGAGTCTTTTTCAATGACCATTGTTCTATCCGTTGTGGAAAGGAAATTGAAATTGGCAAGGATACCATGTTTGGAGATGGTGTAAGGATTTTTGATAGCAATCATAGATACTCTAATTATCATGTTGAAAAACTTAGATTTAATTGTGAAAAAATAACAATTGGTAATAATTGTTGGATAGGAAGTAATGTAGTAATACTAAAAGGAGTTTCGATTGGGGATAATGTAATTATTGGAGCTAATGCATTAATTTATAAAGACATTCCAGCTGATTCAATTGTTACTTCTGAACAAAACTTAAAAATTACTCCTAGGAAAAATTATTATTATCATGCTTTTACCTTGACTGCATCTGATACTCTAGAGGAGCTAGAATTTTTAGTTACCGAATTATCAGACGTTGCATTTCATATAGTAGCCAAAACAAATATTTCTCCTTATTTAGAAAAATTTGATCAGTTTGATAATGTCAATCTATATACAAATATTCACCATAATGACATCATTGAAGATTTATTGATTCGTTCAGATATATATCTTGATATTAATCATTGGGAAGAAGTAGATGGTATCGTGGGTAGATCTATAGAAAAAGGAAAGAAGATATTTGCTTTTTCAAACGTAGTTCACAGAATTAATGATGATATACAAGTTTTTAAGATAGAAGAAAAAAATAAAATGGTTGAGGCGATTCGTCAGCAATTAGAGAAAGATGACAATGGAGACTAG
- a CDS encoding glycosyltransferase family 8 protein yields the protein MKGNNIQSKKAIVLGADSNYMDKVETTIKSVCSHNSDISFYIFNSDFPTEWFQLMNKRLSVLNSEIINIKITNDTISHFHLPTPHLSSAAYLRYFIPNYVFEKKVLYLDSDIVVTSSLAALFDIDLDGYPLGAVPDIPTTDEEFNSGVLLIDTDRWREEDISRQLFELTIAHHEHVYGDQGIFNILFKDRWKRLDLTYNLQVGQDAHRHYLGDYGWYELFDGVPNIIHYTTENKPWKHFRFNRFREIWWFYYGLNWNDILLDSYVLTERFEELILPISHHVSVFTNTGDIESIGYLLARLPDIQFHIVAPTYFSPNIIELQRYSNCYIYPCADPKMKQDIIDKTDVYLDINYGPAMEQVLQEMVLQGKTIYSLDCTNHFSNGESTVFTVGEIDELIRKIREGGDRNA from the coding sequence ATGAAGGGGAATAATATACAATCAAAAAAAGCTATAGTACTTGGGGCAGATAGCAATTATATGGATAAGGTGGAAACAACGATAAAGTCAGTCTGTAGTCACAATTCAGATATAAGTTTTTATATTTTCAACAGTGATTTTCCTACAGAGTGGTTTCAATTGATGAACAAAAGATTGTCTGTATTAAATTCTGAAATTATAAATATAAAAATAACAAATGATACAATCAGTCACTTCCATCTTCCTACACCTCACCTTAGTTCTGCAGCCTACCTTCGATATTTTATTCCTAATTATGTTTTTGAGAAGAAGGTTCTCTATCTTGATAGTGATATTGTCGTAACCTCTAGTTTGGCAGCGTTGTTTGATATTGATTTGGATGGTTACCCACTTGGAGCTGTTCCAGATATTCCTACTACTGATGAGGAGTTTAATTCAGGCGTATTACTAATTGATACGGATAGGTGGCGTGAAGAAGATATTTCCAGACAGTTATTTGAGTTAACTATAGCTCATCATGAACATGTATACGGAGATCAGGGGATTTTTAATATATTGTTTAAAGATAGATGGAAACGCTTGGATTTAACCTATAATTTACAAGTGGGTCAAGATGCCCATAGACACTATTTGGGAGATTATGGCTGGTACGAATTATTTGATGGTGTTCCTAATATTATCCACTACACGACGGAGAATAAACCGTGGAAACATTTTCGCTTTAATCGCTTTCGGGAAATTTGGTGGTTTTATTATGGTTTGAATTGGAATGATATCCTCTTGGATTCTTATGTATTAACAGAACGATTTGAAGAATTGATTTTACCTATATCCCATCATGTAAGTGTTTTTACTAATACAGGAGATATCGAAAGTATAGGATATTTACTTGCAAGATTGCCAGATATTCAATTTCATATTGTAGCTCCAACATACTTTTCCCCTAATATTATAGAATTGCAACGTTATTCAAATTGTTATATTTATCCATGTGCTGATCCTAAAATGAAGCAGGATATAATAGATAAAACAGATGTTTATCTAGATATTAACTATGGACCCGCTATGGAGCAAGTGTTGCAGGAAATGGTGCTACAAGGAAAGACAATTTACTCACTTGATTGTACCAATCATTTTTCCAATGGAGAAAGCACGGTCTTTACAGTTGGTGAAATAGATGAATTGATTAGAAAAATAAGAGAAGGTGGAGATAG